aaaagatgatcatgcaatctatgaaattaaatgtgtagaaaaattaaaagatgatcAAGCAATCTATGAAATTAAATGTGTAGTATAAACGATAAGATAGATTATGTTGAGAttgtgaatttatttatttgtttatttattgtttttgcGGCGACACCGGATTATATTTTAGTGATATTATTAGGCAGCAAAAACATAgatgagaaaagaaagcaaaaagaaaagtcaaagcaCGCCCAGTGGGACTCGAACCCACAATCGCCTGATTAGAAGTCAGGCGCTTTATCCATTAGGCCATGGGCGCCACCTCCGACAGAGACCccttaaattaaaaactttacCCATATTTCTTGGCTCCTTCCATTCCATCATCCCCAACCAGCCAACCCCTGAAAATACATATTTTGATTATTGACATacgaataacaaatttatctttccttaatttttgttaaattttactattaaatcaCGGAGTTGGATGACATACGGTAGTTTAGGGGTTATGTGTACCagttttatggttttttatggtattaacccaaatatttttactacaaaaattaatttgtagtAAATTTATAGGTTTGTCgatttgaagtttttcgtgatattaacccaaTATATTTTGATAACATTTAGTAACTACACTTTGTACTTGTGCAGCGATGCTTCTGCATTGAAGCTCATATGAATCAGCATTCGGTCCTAGAGAGTTTTagattaccttttttttttcactcaaaaatGGTCGAGAGAGCTCGTAAAGTGAACGGCAATAGCAACGACAATACTTGAAATTGCTTGAACTCAGACCAACACAATGATGACTGAGATCGGAATCAAATGCCCTGAGATTTAGGTGACGCTACCTTCAACGTTTTATGCTTCCATTCCATGTGAAAAGTCACAACTGCGTACATGCATGGTGTATTCAAGTGTATTTGACCCGATCCTAGCGGCAAAGATTTGAATACTACGAGtcaagaaaagaagccaatcCACGGCGTCGAAGCAGTTTGGAGAACGTGTCAGCACAGTACATCAAAAGGCAGAGCAACGGACATCGAAATCAAAAAGAACCTCGAGCCATTGCATTTCAAAGGTCGGAGCAGACTGGAAAACTTAGTACTCTGGCTTTCAAGCTTTTTCTGGAAATCAGGCCTTCCACAGTCGATGTTGTCTCTACAAAAGAATACCGAAAATTCACTGGAAGGTTGATGTACGAGTCATAAACCGTGCTTGAGACCGTCAGGGAATGCGAAGCTAATTGGTCCGAGAGAGAAGATCTACGAGCATATCAGGGTGCATAAATCCCCCACTCTAGCTGGTGAAATGTTGGTGAAAGGAAACACCATGAATTTGCCATTAGCCATGCAGGTCAAAGTTAACTCGGCATTGTGCTCCACAGACTGCAAAATCTGTTAGAACCACAAGAAATTGCAAAATCACAGTGGTAAATGTGTCCTCGAGGATATCAAGTTTCTAGTATGACGTTGAAATACTATGCCAAGATCTACCATGTGAATGAGAAAAAGATGGTCATATCGAAAGCATAAAAAGAGGGACCAGGGGACTTGGCAAGCTGTAGCAACACCGGTAGTCTGGTTGGACTCCAaaaagctatatatatatatatttcctcatTGACTCTGAGATGAATATCAGACCAGCACGgtataaatttgtcaaatcaaaCACAATGTCAAAATGTATTATATATGCTCCATTTCGGAGGAGGACGCTAATTAACTGTAATGAATCTATGTTGTAGGACTGCAAATTCTCGATAATCTCGATACCTCGCAAGAACTCGTCATGTCGTTGCAGCTCCATCTTTTTGAAGGGATGCAATTCAGAAAATGACACCAACTGCAATACTGGTTTAAGTTGATTCTCCATAGTGCTGTGACAAGACACCCAGAGAATCTAACACAATGAAGAAGATCAATTTATGAGATCTCATGCAACAACGCAATAgcttcaaagaaaagaaaaactcttaACTCACACGAGaccaaagagaagaagagccaCAATCCTCAGGACTGGTTTATCCAGCTTCTGCTTCAACTTGATGGAACTCTGAACACCGTAGTCAAAGAGACCAACCTTATTAGTCGGAAGATCTCTACAGTGAGGTTTATATAGAGACACGAAACCAAGTAGAAATCCTGATGTGAAGCCTCCAATGCTCGAAAAGTTGTCAATATAGGGCAACAGGCCAAGAGCAAAATTGATTGTGAAgattgagaaaatgaaaagaagagcaGCACACTGCAACACATAAAGGAGAGATTTATATGGtgatcaagaaaaagataatgGTAGAATAGATGACACAGTGAAATAATGGTTAAAACACGTAAATACATGCAGCATCAACCTTATCATTGAAATGTCTCCAATAGCGTATTAAAACAGCAAGCATAGCTCCCAATAGTCCAAAAAGAGCAGCAGAGGAACCGACTTGTGGACTGTCTTGGACAAAAGTTGCAGAAACCAGGCTACCAACCAAGGCAGATAGTGTATAGATCATCCCCGATCTTACTGCAaagcaattaaattaaatgaggaaaCGAATAATAGCATGAAAGATTAGTCTAACAGGGCTTAATGCCGATTAAACTTCAAAGGTTATCATGAAGCAAAAATACCTACATGGTCCAAACTCCTGCTCTAGATGAATCCCCAAGTACACGACACTGACCAGATTGATCAATAGGTGGAAAATCCCAGCATGCAACCATGGTGCAGTGAAGAGTCGCCAAGTCTGGTGCTCAGTCAGCAATGTTCGTCGGAGAGCCCCCACCTCATCCAGCCtgataaaacacaataataagtGATCTTCCTCTCTTCTGTTGAGACTTgcaagaccaaaaaaaaatgttgctcATATTCCATGTAACATATTGCTGTTACGAGAGGAAAAAACCAACCTAACACAACTAAACAGCATGGTCAAGCATCCCTTTTCACAATacttgcgagagagagagagaagcatatGTGATGAATGCCACAAAGTACTAGACACAAAAGAGGATCACAGCTTTGGTGGATATCGTGAGAGTGTTAGTGGTTCGACACCTGCTGCTTCTGGGAACATTCTATCAGAATTCTTACACCCATTTTTTCTGCTTCCGACCACACTGTACTTGTGTCTATGTAGTGTGGCAAGAAGGCAGAGATCGGCAGAGATTTAACATTCCTCCAAATTATTGGATTCAAGTCATTTCAGAGAGAAAAATTACGACGCTACATGGACAGAGGGTGTAGCCTCAACTTTCCTATTCTGTTGGGGATGCTGCCATTCTCATGTCTCCACCACTGTTGTTGCCAACCACACCACCACTATCACTCTtgttgccaccgccgccgccaccatgGCCATGGAACTGCGTCATTGCTGCCTCTAACTACCATGACCCCACCATTATCGTAGTTTTCTTATCCTCTACAATACACAACCACTCTGTAGTTGTTCCCCCACCGCCATTCACCAAAATGTTTTCATCGAAACTTCCTTCCTACACCAGCATCATCACCACCTGTGCCACTCCACCACCACAGCCGCCACTGTCATTGTCCTTAACTTCTTCACCTACTAGAACATGAATAAAAGACAGAAGCTTAGGGCACTAAGAAGTTATGATCCTATTTGATCTGGATGACTCTTCATTTCCACAATATGAGATCCAGCCACACACTCCAACTTTGACAGTACAGTTCTAGATGCATTCTTTGTGACCCATGTGAGAGCAACTAGAAGCACTGTCACTTGGTCCAGCTAGGAGCTCAAAACGCACAGAAGCCTTTAACCTTGTCTAAATTCACCTTGATGACCACAAAATGTACATTGAAAAAAACCTAATGACTACACAATTTGAGGGTCAGTTTATCATATGCTGGCCAGCACTCctgagggaaaaaagaaaaaatttctcgTTGACGACATACATAGGTTGAAGCAAAAGTTCGAATTACAAGTACCTAGACAGTAAAAACGCTATTCTTCTTCTGGTTATCACTAAAAtaacatctttttttcttttcttttttcttttatggtgatcCAGAGTCCCAGAAACAACCCTAATAAGAGGAGCTGATTGATGGAGCCTGATTTTCCAACCAAAGCAGAGCAGCGTGCGTTCACTGAAGGAAAGCAAGCTATTCGGTAGCAAATGCGACTAACTTAAATACGAAATCGATCGTCTCGCAGCAAAACAGGTTCGGAGCAAATGTGGAACATCACCGGAACGAAACGAAAAAATCACGACTGAATGGGGGAAGAAACGAAGAATCTCACGTCGAGGCGGAAGGTCCGAGCAAGGGGTTCTCGGGGAGCGGCTGAAACGAGAACCTGCCGAGGGCCCCGAGCGCGCACTCGCCGTGGGAGTTCTCGCCGCAGTTGTTGACAGCCATGGTGGCGACGAAGGCGAAGACGTGGAGGAGCACGAAGAGGGAGACGATCCACGTGTCGCCCCGCCGGCGGGAGGCCGACCTCAAGAAAGGCACTGCTtcctcgtcgccgccgccgccgccgccgccgccgccgaaatCGAACGACGACGATTGGCGGGGCTTGAGGTCGAGCTCCGCGCCGATCTTGGCGGAAGCGGCCATTCGGTTCTGCAAGCAAAGCTCGAGCTCGAGGTCGGTGATGGAGGGAAATCGTTTCAACTGCTTCGCGGCAAATGGGATTCAGTTAAAATACTCTCTCAGTCCCCCCAACTTCATGCTTAActgcttttattattattattattattattattattattattaattaattattattattacgcCATGCAAGGTATGCTAATTGCACCCCTTTTAGTTactttgagattaaatttcACCTTTTTCGATTATGTATTAGATTAGATATATTTAGTAAAAGTAAATTCAAAAAGATAAATTGACATATTTTAGGCACTTTCTTCGATTCAACATGTTCATGGTGCTCGGCGATAATTTTTAAGTGC
The window above is part of the Eucalyptus grandis isolate ANBG69807.140 chromosome 6, ASM1654582v1, whole genome shotgun sequence genome. Proteins encoded here:
- the LOC104452380 gene encoding RHOMBOID-like protein 8, with amino-acid sequence MAASAKIGAELDLKPRQSSSFDFGGGGGGGGGDEEAVPFLRSASRRRGDTWIVSLFVLLHVFAFVATMAVNNCGENSHGECALGALGRFSFQPLPENPLLGPSASTLDEVGALRRTLLTEHQTWRLFTAPWLHAGIFHLLINLVSVVYLGIHLEQEFGPLRSGMIYTLSALVGSLVSATFVQDSPQVGSSAALFGLLGAMLAVLIRYWRHFNDKCAALLFIFSIFTINFALGLLPYIDNFSSIGGFTSGFLLGFVSLYKPHCRDLPTNKVGLFDYGVQSSIKLKQKLDKPVLRIVALLLFGLVFSGCLVTALWRINLNQYCSWCHFLNCIPSKRWSCNDMTSSCEILQSVEHNAELTLTCMANGKFMVFPFTNISPARVGDLCTLICS